In the Saccharococcus thermophilus genome, CGTTCCTTCTCAAATAAATGATATTCTTGTTGTACGGGAGTAAGTTTTTTTCGTTTCTCGTTTGCCATGGTGTCACCCCTTATGCGGAATCTTCGCTTAGCCGCTTAATTTTTTCGATTTGCTTGTTAGCTTTTGTTTCATCCCATTTTTTATTTTCCAGATTATCCACTAACTCTTTTGTTTTCCAAAATATTTTTAGATCACTGGATGAAACGATTTGATAATCTGGAAATAAGTGTTTTAGCTGATCGTGTATTTCTTTTTCAATTTGTTTTCGGTAAAAGCGATTCATGTGCTTGATTTGATAAGCAACAAGCAGTTTTTTGCTTGTGTTGACGGCAACGGCATCTTTAATATCATCCCTTGACCGCACGTACGCCACTGCCCGCTCTGCCGGCCGCTGGTCAATATTGGTGCGTTTGGCTGTTCCGTCCGTATTGGTGTGAATAAGATTCGTTCCTTGCATCGATTGTTGTTTTACCCCATTCTCTTTGGCGCAACCGCCCATCGCAATGCTGACAGCCAACGCCATTAGTAACCATTTTCTCATGTTCATCAACCCATTCATTTATGTATTTATTTTCGAAAAGGTTGGCCAATGACCAACCTTTTTCCCATCGTCCAACTTGCTCTTCCTGCGTTATTGTTGTTTATATTGTGGCTCTTCGTTTTGAATTTCTTGCACGCGCGAGCTAACTAAATCAACGATCGCTTGTGTTTGTTGTGCTGCTTGTTGATAAAGCTGTTTTGCAGCTTGGTTTTCTGTCTGCAATGCGAATGTTTCGAAGCTTGCTTGTGCTGATTTTAAACCTGCTAATGTTTGTTTTACTTGTGTTGCAACTGTCATGTTGGGTTACCTCCTAAGGTTGTTGTAAAATATAGCGATTACAATTGTTAGAATGTTTTTTTGACGGAAAAATATGATTGTAATTTTTTGCAAAAATAGACTGCCCATGGATTGGGGCAGCCTATTTTTTCCTATTTGTCTTTATCCACTTTGTCGGAGTAACCACGCCCAAGGGATGGATTGTTAATAATCCCTGCCACGACAAGAATACTTAAAAACGCTTCGTATAGCCGCTCGTATTTTCCTAAATCGATATCAACGCCAAATGTTTGCAATGCCAAGAGAACAAAAGAACCAATGGCAAGCCAAAGGCCGTAGTTTTTAAAACGCTCCACTTATGTTTCCCCCACCAATTTTCACGAAGTGTTTAAATCCAAGAGAAAGGTCTTCTTTCCTTTTCACGATCATCATGTTCATGATCATCACGCGATGCTTCTTCATGAACATCTTCGGTTGCTTCTACACCGGCGCGATGCGGAAATAACCATGGGTCGCGAATGCGGCCACGCGGAACAATCTCCACATCGTCAGCGTGAATAATTAGCTTATCAACATGAATGACACGAGATTTTTCACGAGATTTTTTACGATTGGACACTCCCATTCCTCCTTCCTGTCACCTTGTTGCATTGTTAGACTATGCAACTGGGCCGATGGAGGTATAGGCATTTTTCACAGTTCCTCCATTATTTCTTTGTTATCCGTCTGCCGCAGCCACATCCTCCTGCCCGCTTCGCAGGTGTCGCTTGGGGGGAAATCACCCTTTTTGCCTTAATTTGTTTGAGTGATTGAATCGGTTTTTTCATCGTTATAACCTCCAAGTTGTTTAGTGTAGTATTAGTTTATGTGGTGCGGACAGAATGTGTTTCTCCTTTTTCATCACGTTTTGCTTTTCGGATATAACATGCCAAAAAAAACAGCTGGCGAAAATCCGTGCAATGTAAAAGTAGAAACGGCATCAAATTACATTGCAGCTGCTTCTTGCTTTATTGGCATTCTATAACAAACGAAAAAAGAGCAGGAAACCTACCGTTTTCCTCGCTCTTTTTTACGCATCTGCTTTTTCAATCGCCCACTCGACCAGCGAAGCACCGCCAGCAATCGCCAATATGATCAACAGTGGTTGAAATAATACAGGGTAAAGCATATTGCCGATATAAAGAATAGCCGCACACCAAATTCCCGTGCACCAATAGCAACTTAACAGTTCGCCCATCCAATGTCGCAATCCGCTCCCTTTAATATGCAAAAACGATTGTACCGTTCCGTCGGGCAATGTTTCTTCGGTGATTTCATGGAAAGGCTTTCGTAAAAAAGACGTAATCGCATCATACATCACCAATCTCGTTAGGCGAAACGTTCCTAAAATAAAAAGGAAAAGCTCAGTCGCCGTCACGTTATTCTTCTCCCTTCCCCGATAACCCAATGAATGTAACAGAAACACCCTCCTTTCTCGAAATGACGAATGTTCCCAAAGCCGTATCGATGTGATTTCTGTGCCATCATATTTTCGAATAATTCTTTCCTTTTCTCCATCCATGTTAACGAGCTTGCATTCCCATGAGAGAGGTGCAGACAGGCTTTCTAAAAATGATCATTGCTCCTCTAATGACATCTGTTGAAACTGTTTTTCCTGCTGTTGATTTAGATTTTCTTGGACCATTTCGTCGTTCTCCCGTTCGCTTTTCTGCTTCATTTTTTGCTCGATCGCCGCTTTGCTTTTAAATGTTCGCTGCATATAAGCGACCGCACGCTCCAATTTGGGCTGCACAATATAAAGAAGCGGCTCATTTTCCATGATGTCACGCCGTTTCATCGGTAGTTCCCTCCTTTTTGACCGTTGCCTTATAAATGTATGCGATTCGTCTCGAGAATATTGCCAAGAAGTTGGGCAAAAAAAAAATCGAGCTGCTCCATGATCGATGGAACAGCTCGAACAATTAAAGACAGCGGCAGCTTACAATTAATACCCTAAAATATGATATCCGGAATCAACGTGAATAACTTCCCCCGTAATGCCGCGTGAAAGATCACTAAACAAGAATAGGGCCGTATCGCCGACTTCTTCTTGCGTCGTCGTGCGGCGAAGCGGAGCGCGCTCTTCGATTTGTTTTAAAATCGAGTTAAAATCACTGACCCCTTTCGCCGATAATGTACGAATCGGTCCGGCGGAGATGGCGTTGACGCGGATGCCGTATTTTCCTAAATCGTTAGCTAAATATTTGACGCTCGCATCGAGCGCCGCTTTGGCGACTCCCATAATGTTATAATTTTGGACAACCCGCTCGCCGCCAAGATATGTCAGCGTAACAATGCTTCCGCCTTCCGTCATCAGCTCTTTTGCTTCCCTGGCCACCGCGGTTAAAGAATAAGCGCTAATGTTATGGGCAAGCAAAAAGCCTTCGCGGCTTACTTTCATATACTCCCCACTTAAGTCTTCTTTGTTTGCATAGGCAATGCAATGGGCCACGCCATGAATGACGCCGACTTGTTCTTTAATTTGCTTAAAGCATTGCACAATTTCGTCATCTTTTGTCACATCGCAAGGCAGCAGAAGGGAGCTTTCGTCTTCGAGCGTATCGACAAGTGCACGCACCTCTTTTTCAAAACGCTCCCCAGCGTATGTAAAAATAAGACGCGCGCCCGCCGCATGCAAGGATCTTGCAATCCCCCAGGCAATGCTCCGTTTATTCGCTACTCCCATCACGACATACGTACGTCCTTTTAATGATAAATTCATTCGTCATCCTCCTATATCCATTCCAATTAATATTTGTTATTAGTACCTAGTGTTAACTTTATTATATGCTAAATTACCAGCAAAGTAAATGAGGCAAACCCCTTTGCAAAAATATCGTAATTCGCTAATATGATATATGGCATGTTTTTATTATGACGGAGAGGATCATCATATGGAACAAGATCGCTTATCACAGTTCAAGCTCGATTATAATTTGTTGTTTATTTTGTTTTTAATGGCTATTGTCAGCGCGATTGCGATCCATAGCGCAGAAGCTACCTTGCCAGAAAAATTGCAAAATGTCAATTTTGCCTATAAACAATTGCAGTGGTACGGAATCGGCGCTGTTGTGATCGCCTTAACGATGATTATTGACTATGACCGCTTTTTCCAAATTGCCTGGTATTTATATGGATTTGGCATGCTGCTGTTGCTTGGGCTCGCATTGCACGTTCCCGGAGCAGTCACCCTTAAAGGGGCAACATGCTGGTATGCTCTTCCAGGCGGAAACTTTCAGCCATCGGAATTGATGAAAATTTTTATGATTATCGTCCTTAGCCGCATTATCGTCAATCATCGCGAGAAATATCCAGAACCGACCATCAAAGATGATTTTAGGCTGCTTGGTAAAATCGCACTAACTCTTTTTCCGCCGTTAATATTGTTAATGAAACAACCGGACTTAGGAATGTCGATGGTGTTTGTCGCCGTTACCGGTTCGCTTGTGATCGTTTCCGGCATCCGCTGGCGCATTATTTTTGGCATCATCTTTTCCGGAATAACGGCTGCGGCGATTCTTGTGTTTATTTTCTTTCAATTCCCTGATTTTTTCCACAAATATATTTTGGAAGATTACCAGTTAAACCGCTTCTATGGCTGGCTTGCTCCTTATGAATATTCGAACGAGCAAGGGTTTCAGCTTATTCGTTCCCTGCTTGCGATTGGCTCGGGAGAATTGTACGGAAAAGGATGGGGCAAGGTCGATGTTTATCTTCCAGAGGCACATACCGATTTTATTTTCGGTATTATCGCCGAACAGTTCGGATTTATCGGCGCCAGCGTCGTTATTTCGCTCTTTTTCCTGCTTGTTTACCGCATGGTTCATATCGCTCTAGAAAGCAACGACTTATATGGAAGCTACCTATGCGCCGGCGTCATCGGCATGATCACGTTCCAAGTATTTCAAAACGTGGGCATGACAATCGGCCTTTTGCCAATCACTGGTTTGCCTCTCCCATTCATTAGTTACGGAGGAAGTTCGCTTGCAACTTATATGTTAGCCATTGGTCTTGTGCTCAATGTTCATTCGCGCACGAAAAAATTTATGTTTTCCACTGAAGAGTAAAAAGCCGCATGATCAGCGGCTTTTTACTTTATACTAAATATTGAGAAAGGAGAATAACCTCATGCAAATCGATATTATTGGCGATATTCATGGATGTTACACCGAGTTTGTCAAGCTTACAAAACAGCTTGGCTACCAATGGAACAAAGGCATTCCCATTCATCCGGATGGACGAAAGCTCGGATTTGTCGGTGATTTAACCGACCGCGGTCCGCAATCATTGCAAACGATAGAAACGGTCTACTCTCTTGTCAGGCAAAAGCTAGCCTATTACGTCCCCGGCAATCATTGCAATAAACTATACCGCTTTTTTTTAGGAAGAAACGTGCAAATTGCACACGGTCTTGAAACAACGGTGGCGGAGTATCGGGCACTGCCGCCGAGTGAGCAGGCGATGATTCGCAAAAAATTTATCAAGTTATATGAAACATCGCCGCTATACGCCCAGCTTGACAACGGCCGCCTCATTATCGCCCATGCCGGCATCCGCCAAGATTATATCGGGCGAACCGATAAAAAGGTGCAAACGTTCGTGCTTTACGGCGATATTACTGGGGAAACCAATCCTGACGGAACACCCGTCAGACGGGACTGGGCAAAACATTATCAAGGAAAAGCATGGATTGTATACGGCCATACTCCCGTAAAACAGCCTAGAATCATCAATCATACGATTAACATTGATACCGGCTGCGTGTTTGGCGGTTCGTTAACCGCATTTCGCTATCCGGAAATGGAAACGGTCTCGGTTCCCTCTTCTTTACCATACGTTGTAGAAAAATTTAGAACGTTTGATTAGCATCATCCCTTTATCGGATCCGCTCGATTAGCCGCTTCATATCATCGGGAAGCGGACAGGAAAACGTATATTGCTGTTTCTTAAACGGATGAAAAAAGGAAAGCTCTTTGCTGTGCAACGCCTGGCGGCTAATCGCTTCCCTGCTCCCGCCGTACAATTCATCCCCGGCTAGCGGATGGCCAATATGCGCCAAATGAACGCGAATTTGATGGGTGCGGCCTGTTTCTAATCGCAGCGATAAGTGCGTATACTCATGAAACCGCTGTAACACGCGAAAGTGAGTAACAGCACGCTGACCTCCTTCGCGAACTTCCCGCGCAATAATACTGTCGTTTTTCCGGGCGATGGGGGCATCAATGGTTCCTTCTTCTTCGTCGACATGTCCGTGACAAATCGCTTCATAACATCTTGTCACTTTTCCTTGTTTTTGCAAAGTGGATAAGAGATGGTGAATATGGCGGTGCTTGGCGATAAGCACAAGGCCGGAAGTATCACGGTCGAGCCTGGTGACAACATGAATCGTCGACTCCAGCCGCTGCTTCCGATAATGATAAAGCAAGGCGTTGGCCAGCGTGCCCCCGGGATGCT is a window encoding:
- a CDS encoding YhcN/YlaJ family sporulation lipoprotein, coding for MNMRKWLLMALAVSIAMGGCAKENGVKQQSMQGTNLIHTNTDGTAKRTNIDQRPAERAVAYVRSRDDIKDAVAVNTSKKLLVAYQIKHMNRFYRKQIEKEIHDQLKHLFPDYQIVSSSDLKIFWKTKELVDNLENKKWDETKANKQIEKIKRLSEDSA
- a CDS encoding DUF1360 domain-containing protein, yielding MTATELFLFILGTFRLTRLVMYDAITSFLRKPFHEITEETLPDGTVQSFLHIKGSGLRHWMGELLSCYWCTGIWCAAILYIGNMLYPVLFQPLLIILAIAGGASLVEWAIEKADA
- a CDS encoding RluA family pseudouridine synthase — its product is MSQFTLTWGITKQEEGKLVREFLKENGISKTALTDIKFHGGAIYVDDRPVTVRHRLGEGETLRIVFPPELPSEGMAPEAIPLDIVYEDEYVLVVNKPPWMATIPSRQHPGGTLANALLYHYRKQRLESTIHVVTRLDRDTSGLVLIAKHRHIHHLLSTLQKQGKVTRCYEAICHGHVDEEEGTIDAPIARKNDSIIAREVREGGQRAVTHFRVLQRFHEYTHLSLRLETGRTHQIRVHLAHIGHPLAGDELYGGSREAISRQALHSKELSFFHPFKKQQYTFSCPLPDDMKRLIERIR
- a CDS encoding FtsW/RodA/SpoVE family cell cycle protein; amino-acid sequence: MEQDRLSQFKLDYNLLFILFLMAIVSAIAIHSAEATLPEKLQNVNFAYKQLQWYGIGAVVIALTMIIDYDRFFQIAWYLYGFGMLLLLGLALHVPGAVTLKGATCWYALPGGNFQPSELMKIFMIIVLSRIIVNHREKYPEPTIKDDFRLLGKIALTLFPPLILLMKQPDLGMSMVFVAVTGSLVIVSGIRWRIIFGIIFSGITAAAILVFIFFQFPDFFHKYILEDYQLNRFYGWLAPYEYSNEQGFQLIRSLLAIGSGELYGKGWGKVDVYLPEAHTDFIFGIIAEQFGFIGASVVISLFFLLVYRMVHIALESNDLYGSYLCAGVIGMITFQVFQNVGMTIGLLPITGLPLPFISYGGSSLATYMLAIGLVLNVHSRTKKFMFSTEE
- a CDS encoding holin, translated to MERFKNYGLWLAIGSFVLLALQTFGVDIDLGKYERLYEAFLSILVVAGIINNPSLGRGYSDKVDKDK
- the fabI gene encoding enoyl-ACP reductase FabI; amino-acid sequence: MNLSLKGRTYVVMGVANKRSIAWGIARSLHAAGARLIFTYAGERFEKEVRALVDTLEDESSLLLPCDVTKDDEIVQCFKQIKEQVGVIHGVAHCIAYANKEDLSGEYMKVSREGFLLAHNISAYSLTAVAREAKELMTEGGSIVTLTYLGGERVVQNYNIMGVAKAALDASVKYLANDLGKYGIRVNAISAGPIRTLSAKGVSDFNSILKQIEERAPLRRTTTQEEVGDTALFLFSDLSRGITGEVIHVDSGYHILGY
- a CDS encoding DUF1657 domain-containing protein, whose product is MTVATQVKQTLAGLKSAQASFETFALQTENQAAKQLYQQAAQQTQAIVDLVSSRVQEIQNEEPQYKQQ
- the prpE gene encoding bis(5'-nucleosyl)-tetraphosphatase PrpE, coding for MQIDIIGDIHGCYTEFVKLTKQLGYQWNKGIPIHPDGRKLGFVGDLTDRGPQSLQTIETVYSLVRQKLAYYVPGNHCNKLYRFFLGRNVQIAHGLETTVAEYRALPPSEQAMIRKKFIKLYETSPLYAQLDNGRLIIAHAGIRQDYIGRTDKKVQTFVLYGDITGETNPDGTPVRRDWAKHYQGKAWIVYGHTPVKQPRIINHTINIDTGCVFGGSLTAFRYPEMETVSVPSSLPYVVEKFRTFD